In Nostoc sp. GT001, a genomic segment contains:
- a CDS encoding 2-oxoisovalerate dehydrogenase E1 subunit beta: MTEIVFIVEDDPDGGYTARALTESIFTQADDIKTLKGMIRNAVHCHFPNEENRPRIILLKS, from the coding sequence ATGACTGAAATTGTGTTTATCGTTGAAGATGATCCAGATGGTGGTTATACAGCTAGAGCTTTAACCGAGTCAATTTTTACTCAGGCTGACGATATAAAAACACTAAAAGGAATGATCCGTAATGCAGTTCACTGCCATTTTCCTAATGAAGAAAATCGTCCGCGAATAATCTTACTGAAATCATAA
- a CDS encoding serine/threonine-protein kinase produces the protein MLYCSNSSCANPFNPDNNKFCIKCGKILTPLFRNRFRVIRLLGEGGFSRTYEARDVDKIDEPCVIKQFVPQLEGTAALEKATELFKQEAKRLYDLGEHPQIPRLIAYFEQDKRLYLVQELIEGQNLLQELQQQGVFSEEKIKQLLTDLLPILKFIHERGVIHRDIKPENIMRRLDGKLILIDFGVSKQITKTFVGVGTTVGTPGYTPLEQMRGQVFPASDLYSLGVTCIRLLTQCLPKADGYDELYDALRGCWIWIKYLPQSINPDFGQVLDKLIQDYVKERYQSVDEVIQALNADNLNSALGIDYTILQKLLASGKWREADQETWKLMLEISHREKECYLRVEDIKEFPCQDLLTIDRLWVKYSNGRFGFSIQKQIWDSVGGKPDLDLETWKYFGESLGWRIKNNWKPYEFLSFTLAAPVGQLPRAVWSMRLDGRRKRLSALTSRLVNYKI, from the coding sequence TGATAACAATAAGTTTTGTATTAAGTGTGGAAAAATACTCACACCATTATTTAGAAACCGTTTTCGGGTAATACGACTTTTGGGTGAGGGTGGATTTAGCAGAACTTATGAAGCTAGGGATGTAGATAAGATAGACGAACCTTGCGTAATTAAGCAATTTGTCCCTCAATTAGAAGGAACGGCTGCACTTGAAAAAGCTACGGAGTTATTTAAGCAAGAAGCGAAGCGTCTGTATGATTTGGGAGAACACCCGCAAATTCCCCGCCTGATTGCTTATTTTGAACAGGATAAAAGGCTTTATTTGGTACAAGAGTTAATTGAGGGGCAGAATTTATTACAAGAATTGCAGCAGCAGGGAGTCTTTAGCGAAGAAAAGATAAAACAGCTTTTAACTGATTTATTGCCTATCTTAAAGTTTATTCATGAACGCGGTGTAATTCATCGAGACATCAAGCCAGAAAATATCATGCGCCGTCTGGATGGCAAGTTAATATTAATTGATTTTGGTGTTTCTAAACAAATTACAAAAACTTTTGTAGGTGTTGGCACAACAGTAGGAACGCCTGGATATACACCATTAGAGCAAATGCGTGGTCAAGTTTTTCCTGCAAGTGATCTTTATAGTTTGGGCGTAACTTGTATTCGGCTGTTAACGCAATGTTTACCAAAAGCAGATGGTTATGATGAACTTTATGATGCGCTCAGGGGTTGCTGGATTTGGATAAAATATTTACCACAAAGTATTAATCCTGACTTTGGGCAAGTTTTAGATAAGTTAATTCAGGATTATGTGAAAGAACGCTATCAATCTGTTGATGAGGTTATACAAGCTCTTAATGCTGATAATCTAAATTCAGCACTAGGGATAGATTATACAATTTTGCAAAAGCTACTAGCATCTGGAAAATGGAGAGAAGCTGATCAAGAAACCTGGAAGCTTATGCTTGAAATATCTCATCGAGAAAAAGAATGTTACCTCAGAGTAGAAGATATAAAAGAGTTTCCCTGTCAAGACCTTTTAACTATTGATCGCTTGTGGGTAAAATATAGTAATGGGCGCTTTGGTTTTAGTATCCAGAAGCAAATATGGGACAGCGTTGGGGGAAAACCTGACTTAGATTTGGAAACCTGGAAATATTTCGGTGAGTCTCTAGGATGGCGGATTAAAAATAATTGGAAACCTTATGAATTTCTATCATTTACATTAGCTGCTCCGGTAGGACAACTACCCAGAGCAGTATGGAGTATGAGATTAGATGGAAGAAGAAAAAGACTCTCTGCCCTTACATCAAGGCTTGTAAATTATAAAATTTAG
- a CDS encoding type II toxin-antitoxin system HicB family antitoxin produces the protein MLTNYIHTGMHKATYELLEDGTFYGEIPECQGVWANAATLEACREDLQDALEGWIILGLRLGHTLPILDGVDLNFTKEIA, from the coding sequence TGACAAATTACATTCATACAGGAATGCACAAAGCAACCTACGAGTTGCTTGAGGATGGAACTTTCTATGGTGAAATTCCAGAATGTCAGGGAGTGTGGGCAAATGCTGCAACACTAGAGGCTTGCCGGGAAGATTTGCAAGATGCTCTTGAAGGATGGATTATTTTAGGATTGCGTTTGGGTCATACTCTACCTATACTCGATGGTGTTGACCTGAATTTCACCAAAGAGATTGCCTAA
- a CDS encoding type II toxin-antitoxin system HicA family toxin, giving the protein MPPFGSINRRDLIRYLKDAGFDGPYPGGKHQYMVKGESKLTIPNPHQGDISSSLLNKILRQANISRDEWEAL; this is encoded by the coding sequence ATGCCACCCTTTGGATCGATTAATCGGCGGGATCTGATTCGTTATTTGAAAGATGCAGGTTTTGATGGGCCTTACCCAGGTGGTAAGCATCAATACATGGTGAAAGGTGAATCAAAATTAACAATTCCCAATCCGCATCAGGGAGACATCAGTTCAAGCTTACTAAATAAAATATTACGTCAAGCTAATATAAGCAGAGATGAATGGGAGGCGTTATAA